A part of Methanomassiliicoccales archaeon genomic DNA contains:
- a CDS encoding Lrp/AsnC family transcriptional regulator — protein sequence MDEIDFSICRALFMDSRQTFAEIGKAIGLTPQAVHRRVQDLIEAGVIKGTVARPTTYAMGRMWVIVHGWSKGRSMKEVGDRLSKSPDIMVMMMASGNYLYVHGAVSTANDLANFVSFVQKEASISDPTVAIVNLPALDPDKAMTPLDLQIMRSLSKDSRRPVSEVAEEVGISVKTARKRIERLQKEGLVNFSIHWNPDTLGDTLSNIHITVKDGIEREKVAMALIKRCAQYTLRTYSFSNLPNQYIITMWTKNVRDLQQVCDDLEGEGIFDSVVMHIMHGIRYYEEINAKRWAEMMPIRKPKVSR from the coding sequence GTGGACGAGATCGATTTCAGTATCTGCCGTGCGCTGTTCATGGATTCGCGTCAGACCTTTGCTGAGATAGGGAAGGCCATAGGCCTGACCCCCCAGGCCGTGCATCGGAGAGTACAGGACCTTATCGAGGCAGGCGTGATCAAGGGAACGGTGGCACGTCCAACGACCTATGCGATGGGCAGGATGTGGGTCATCGTCCATGGGTGGTCCAAAGGTCGGTCAATGAAGGAGGTGGGTGACCGCCTATCCAAAAGCCCAGACATCATGGTGATGATGATGGCCAGTGGTAACTACCTGTATGTGCATGGGGCAGTATCTACTGCCAACGACCTTGCCAATTTCGTATCCTTCGTGCAAAAAGAGGCATCGATCAGCGACCCGACCGTCGCCATCGTGAACCTTCCCGCCCTCGACCCGGATAAGGCGATGACCCCTCTCGACCTTCAGATAATGAGGTCATTGAGCAAAGATTCCAGGAGGCCGGTCAGCGAGGTGGCCGAGGAGGTGGGCATCTCGGTCAAGACCGCAAGGAAAAGGATCGAGCGCCTTCAAAAAGAAGGACTGGTGAATTTTTCGATACATTGGAACCCTGATACATTGGGCGACACATTGTCCAACATCCATATAACGGTGAAGGACGGCATAGAGCGGGAAAAGGTGGCCATGGCGCTGATCAAAAGGTGCGCTCAGTATACCTTGAGGACATATTCATTCAGTAATCTTCCGAATCAATACATCATAACGATGTGGACCAAGAACGTCCGTGACCTCCAGCAGGTGTGCGACGATCTCGAGGGCGAAGGGATATTCGATTCGGTCGTAATGCATATAATGCATGGTATAAGGTATTATGAGGAGATCAATGCTAAAAGATGGGCGGAGATGATGCCGATAAGAAAGCCAAAGGTAAGCAGATGA
- a CDS encoding ATP-binding cassette domain-containing protein, translating into MHSTDIVIDVRDLVRIYRSNEGFLKRRKRETLAVDHISFEVMRGELFGVLGPNGAGKTTTIKMLTTLLTPTSGEVKVLGHDVVSEATEVRKRIGLVLGGERGLYYRVTARQNLRYFADLYGVPLNVREKRIDELLRKVDLSDRADERVEDYSRGMKQRLHLAKGLINDPEVIFLDEPTIGLDPQAARDARKMIKDLVAEGKTLLLTTHYMFEADELCDRIAVINKGKIVAMDTPKGLKSLIKDMSIIEVEGFGITDKDIEAIKKLEGVRTVTASMQEDKQVLRVQVCDSSEMLTPVANKLENSKVIGVRVKEPTLEDAYLWLVEGNA; encoded by the coding sequence ATGCATTCCACAGACATTGTGATCGATGTCAGGGACCTTGTGAGGATCTACAGGTCCAACGAGGGTTTCCTCAAGAGGAGGAAGAGGGAGACGCTCGCTGTGGATCATATCTCTTTCGAGGTCATGCGAGGTGAGCTGTTCGGTGTCCTGGGCCCCAATGGGGCAGGCAAGACCACGACGATCAAGATGTTGACCACATTGCTGACGCCCACCTCTGGTGAGGTGAAGGTCCTTGGTCACGACGTAGTTTCGGAAGCTACCGAGGTCCGGAAAAGAATAGGTCTTGTCTTAGGAGGAGAGAGAGGTCTTTATTATCGCGTGACCGCGAGACAGAACCTGAGATACTTTGCTGACCTTTATGGGGTCCCCTTGAACGTGAGGGAGAAGAGAATAGACGAGCTTCTGAGGAAGGTAGACCTTTCGGACAGGGCCGACGAGAGGGTCGAGGATTATTCGAGGGGCATGAAGCAACGGCTTCATCTGGCAAAGGGCCTCATCAACGACCCAGAGGTCATATTCCTTGACGAGCCTACGATCGGTCTTGACCCGCAGGCCGCCAGAGATGCCAGGAAAATGATAAAGGACCTTGTGGCCGAGGGAAAGACCCTCCTGCTCACGACCCATTACATGTTCGAGGCGGACGAGCTGTGCGACAGGATAGCGGTCATCAATAAAGGAAAGATAGTGGCGATGGACACCCCGAAAGGGCTTAAATCTCTCATTAAGGACATGAGCATCATCGAGGTCGAGGGTTTTGGAATAACAGATAAGGATATCGAGGCCATCAAAAAGTTGGAAGGGGTCCGTACGGTGACCGCGTCCATGCAGGAGGACAAACAGGTCCTGAGGGTCCAGGTCTGCGACTCATCAGAGATGCTAACGCCTGTAGCGAACAAGCTTGAGAACAGCAAGGTCATCGGAGTCAGGGTCAAGGAGCCGACGTTGGAGGACGCGTATCTGTGGTTGGTGGAAGGAAATGCCTAA
- a CDS encoding flavodoxin domain-containing protein: protein MRTLVAYGTKYGSTKEIAEKVAKVLRSTGNEADLYDVKDGNKPDLTRYDMVVIGSAIMMGRWTKPAERFVATNEKELGSKKVAVFVCCGDAGNPDLISKAQKEYLDEFLARYPSIRPVSTGLFAGVINFPKYGLLVRTIMKSEVVKRGLSGADVSTVYDLRDWNAVETWAGSLVK from the coding sequence ATGCGCACGCTTGTAGCATATGGAACGAAGTACGGCTCCACCAAAGAGATAGCAGAAAAGGTCGCCAAGGTGTTGAGATCGACGGGAAATGAAGCGGACCTATACGATGTCAAGGACGGCAACAAGCCGGATCTAACAAGATATGACATGGTCGTGATAGGCAGCGCCATAATGATGGGCAGATGGACAAAACCTGCCGAGAGGTTCGTCGCCACGAACGAGAAAGAGCTCGGTTCGAAAAAGGTCGCGGTGTTCGTCTGCTGCGGAGATGCTGGCAATCCTGACCTGATATCAAAGGCACAGAAGGAGTACCTCGACGAGTTCCTCGCAAGATATCCTTCGATAAGACCCGTATCCACCGGACTCTTCGCAGGGGTGATCAATTTTCCAAAATACGGGCTGCTCGTGAGAACGATAATGAAGAGCGAGGTGGTGAAGAGAGGGCTGTCCGGTGCGGACGTTTCTACGGTCTATGACCTAAGGGATTGGAACGCGGTGGAGACGTGGGCAGGGTCTCTTGTGAAGTGA
- a CDS encoding inorganic diphosphatase encodes MSLWKKVPSGRNPPEIINVIIETPMGSKNKYEVSKEYDYILLDRVLHSSVVFPLAYGLVPRTYYDDGDPVDAMVIMSEHTFPGCVVEARPIGILHMTDEKGKDDKILCVATGDPRNNEYHELEDIPSHYLNEIAEFFKTYKRLEEGKHTEVLGWEGRAVAIDAISYSLSLFRDKFGYK; translated from the coding sequence ATGTCGCTTTGGAAGAAGGTGCCGTCCGGAAGGAACCCGCCGGAGATAATCAATGTCATCATCGAGACGCCCATGGGCAGCAAGAACAAATATGAGGTCTCGAAGGAGTATGATTACATCCTCCTCGATAGGGTGCTGCATTCCAGCGTTGTTTTTCCTCTCGCTTATGGCCTGGTCCCAAGGACCTATTACGATGATGGGGACCCGGTGGATGCAATGGTGATCATGAGCGAGCATACCTTCCCTGGATGTGTGGTGGAGGCCCGACCGATAGGTATACTTCACATGACAGATGAAAAGGGGAAGGATGACAAGATCCTCTGTGTGGCGACGGGCGACCCGAGGAACAATGAATATCATGAGCTTGAGGATATACCAAGTCATTATCTCAACGAGATAGCTGAGTTTTTCAAGACCTACAAGAGGCTTGAAGAAGGGAAACATACCGAGGTCCTAGGTTGGGAGGGGCGGGCGGTGGCGATCGATGCCATATCCTACAGCCTGAGCCTGTTCAGGGACAAGTTCGGTTACAAGTGA
- the proB gene encoding glutamate 5-kinase, producing MRDLKAKRVVVKVGTNTLCKGDGTVDVEYIEGLADQVIEMEKLGIQTIIVTSGAIGSGSAELGLDGINKDVAMKQACAAVGQGILMMAYRDIFKMYGKSVGQVLLTYGAFSDRVRYLNLKKAIEQMFDLGVVPIVNENDVIATDEIEDIFGDNDKLSALVASKIDADLLIILTDVDGLYDRNPLTDENAKLLHVVDEITPEIERMAGGRKNERSTGGMRTKINAAKIAMASGCNMVIANGAIDNVIIRIVKGEEIGTLFTAKKVYTNKQRWILFASPKGRIDLDEGAQKAVREGRSLLACGVTSIDGKFKAGEVVRIGSFAKGISKYSAEEMAELVERCRSERGALSKSNGNVVVENVDIMFTD from the coding sequence ATGAGGGACCTCAAGGCAAAGAGAGTGGTCGTCAAGGTGGGCACGAACACGCTGTGCAAGGGCGACGGCACGGTAGACGTCGAATATATAGAGGGACTGGCAGACCAGGTCATTGAGATGGAGAAGCTCGGCATCCAGACGATCATCGTCACGTCCGGCGCCATAGGGTCAGGGTCCGCAGAGCTGGGGCTGGACGGCATCAACAAGGACGTGGCGATGAAACAGGCCTGCGCGGCAGTTGGCCAGGGAATACTGATGATGGCCTATAGGGACATCTTCAAGATGTATGGCAAGTCGGTAGGTCAGGTGCTGTTGACATATGGTGCTTTCAGCGACAGGGTCAGGTATCTTAATCTGAAGAAGGCGATCGAACAGATGTTCGATCTTGGCGTGGTCCCCATCGTCAACGAGAACGATGTCATCGCAACAGATGAGATCGAGGACATCTTCGGCGACAACGATAAACTATCAGCTCTGGTAGCCAGCAAGATCGATGCGGACCTGCTCATCATCCTCACGGACGTTGATGGCCTTTATGACAGGAACCCTTTGACCGATGAGAACGCGAAACTGTTGCACGTGGTCGACGAGATAACCCCTGAGATCGAGCGGATGGCCGGTGGGCGCAAGAACGAGCGGTCCACTGGAGGGATGAGGACGAAGATCAACGCTGCGAAAATAGCAATGGCGTCGGGCTGTAATATGGTGATCGCGAACGGTGCCATTGACAACGTCATCATCAGGATCGTGAAGGGAGAGGAGATAGGTACGCTCTTCACCGCGAAGAAGGTCTATACGAACAAACAGCGTTGGATACTCTTCGCGTCGCCCAAGGGGAGGATCGACCTGGACGAAGGGGCCCAGAAAGCGGTCCGCGAAGGGAGATCTCTCTTGGCATGTGGTGTGACATCTATCGATGGCAAGTTCAAGGCCGGCGAGGTTGTCAGGATAGGATCATTCGCGAAAGGGATCTCGAAGTATTCGGCCGAGGAGATGGCCGAGCTTGTTGAGAGATGTCGCTCGGAACGAGGGGCCCTTTCGAAGAGCAACGGGAATGTGGTCGTCGAGAACGTCGACATCATGTTCACTGATTGA
- the ftsZ gene encoding cell division protein FtsZ produces MSQGEEEIRKYAEQLAISIKIMGCGGGGCNTLHRCVNAGITGAQMCALNTDAKHLLSINVPTKILIGKNTTRGLGAGAIPRVGENAAMESQYEIRNFMNGANIVFVTAGMGGGTGTGSAHYVADIAKNQIGALTIGVVTLPFKAEGAVRMENAIAGLRRLSSVCDTTIVVLNDKLIELVPKLPVEAAFKVADEVLMQTIKGITEIVTKPGLVNLDYADIQTIMEEGGMAFVGIGESDSEDDRVTAAVNEALSSPLLGDIDMKNSKGVMVRVTGGPDMTVEEAQKAAEIVGKRVSPGARIIWGCSVEPDLERTIKVLLIFTGARSPFLIGRGGQPTLSAADLIKRER; encoded by the coding sequence ATGTCGCAGGGCGAGGAGGAGATACGAAAATATGCTGAGCAGCTTGCGATAAGCATCAAGATCATGGGATGTGGAGGGGGCGGATGCAACACTTTGCACCGATGCGTGAACGCTGGTATCACAGGAGCGCAGATGTGTGCCCTGAACACGGACGCCAAACACCTTCTTTCGATCAACGTCCCCACCAAGATATTGATAGGGAAGAACACCACCAGAGGGCTTGGGGCAGGGGCGATACCTCGCGTGGGCGAGAACGCGGCCATGGAGAGCCAATACGAGATCAGGAACTTCATGAACGGGGCAAACATCGTATTTGTCACCGCCGGTATGGGAGGAGGCACTGGGACCGGCTCAGCGCATTATGTCGCCGATATCGCGAAGAACCAGATCGGGGCGTTGACCATCGGCGTGGTAACATTGCCTTTCAAGGCGGAGGGGGCCGTAAGGATGGAGAATGCGATAGCTGGGCTCCGCAGACTTAGCTCTGTGTGCGACACCACGATAGTGGTCCTCAACGATAAGCTGATAGAGCTTGTCCCGAAGCTCCCGGTGGAGGCCGCGTTCAAGGTCGCCGATGAGGTGCTGATGCAGACCATCAAGGGGATAACGGAGATAGTCACCAAACCAGGTCTTGTGAACCTTGACTATGCAGATATCCAGACAATCATGGAAGAGGGAGGGATGGCCTTCGTGGGGATAGGCGAGTCCGATTCCGAGGATGACCGTGTCACGGCCGCAGTGAACGAGGCCCTGAGCTCGCCATTGCTCGGGGATATCGATATGAAGAATTCCAAGGGAGTGATGGTCCGGGTCACTGGTGGCCCTGACATGACGGTCGAAGAGGCGCAAAAGGCGGCGGAGATAGTCGGAAAAAGGGTCAGCCCAGGAGCGAGGATCATATGGGGGTGCTCGGTAGAGCCAGACCTCGAGAGGACGATAAAGGTGCTCCTCATATTCACAGGGGCCAGGTCCCCGTTCCTTATCGGGAGGGGCGGCCAGCCGACCCTGAGCGCTGCTGATCTTATAAAAAGGGAGCGGTAA
- a CDS encoding ABC transporter permease, with protein MPKLRAISASFKHQFLHFIADPQWLIPNVILPFMITMVALIMFQGQQGGNFVLYAVLGGGMMSMWGNTLYSSGWSINFDRWNGTFEEIIATPSPLVWIIAGRSVWNALVGIVNGLFILVIAVLFFDADLSLKDPLLFFIAFFATLLSLSMLGMLFCSSFVLTRQAGVLTNGLEYPIYVGTGTMFPIAVLPWWTNPLSLSMGPTWGIDAIRYAALEDYEGFDVGYWGDIGIMLAISFIYLAIAFYLFGVVERKVRRDGSMVRY; from the coding sequence ATGCCTAAGCTAAGAGCGATATCCGCCTCGTTCAAGCATCAGTTCCTACATTTCATTGCCGATCCCCAATGGCTGATACCGAATGTGATCCTCCCCTTCATGATAACCATGGTCGCCCTCATCATGTTCCAGGGGCAACAGGGAGGGAACTTTGTGCTATACGCCGTCCTGGGCGGTGGAATGATGAGCATGTGGGGCAACACTCTTTATTCATCAGGTTGGTCCATCAATTTCGACAGGTGGAACGGGACCTTTGAAGAGATAATAGCCACACCGTCGCCCCTGGTCTGGATCATCGCAGGGCGCTCGGTATGGAATGCTCTTGTTGGCATTGTGAACGGCCTTTTCATATTGGTCATAGCGGTATTGTTCTTTGACGCGGACCTTTCGTTGAAGGACCCCCTCCTATTCTTCATCGCCTTCTTTGCGACATTGCTCTCCCTGTCCATGCTGGGCATGCTCTTCTGCTCGTCCTTCGTGCTGACAAGGCAGGCCGGCGTCCTGACGAACGGTCTGGAGTATCCGATATATGTCGGGACGGGAACGATGTTCCCAATAGCAGTTCTGCCATGGTGGACGAACCCTCTGTCGTTATCTATGGGGCCCACTTGGGGGATAGATGCGATAAGGTATGCCGCCTTGGAAGATTACGAAGGGTTCGACGTCGGGTACTGGGGCGACATAGGGATCATGCTGGCGATATCGTTCATCTACTTGGCCATAGCGTTCTACCTCTTCGGCGTGGTGGAAAGGAAGGTCAGGCGGGATGGGAGCATGGTGAGGTATTGA
- a CDS encoding glutamate-5-semialdehyde dehydrogenase: MDDVRRAAIASKEASYSLQSIPEDVRNRALGAIAEEISFRRASIVAANKKDLEESEKAGLSKVLLKRLKYDDAKVDETLESLRSLMRQEDVLGKVLSRTELDTGLILEKVTCPIGVIGVVFEARPEALVQISSLCIKSGNAVLLKGGAEAKHTNEALAQAINDAIVRVDPRFRSAVQLLSTREEFRKLLDQDDLVDLIIPRGSNELVRSIKDQTRIPVLGHAAGVCHVYVDDDADLDMAVKVCYDAKVQYPAVCNAMETLLVNEKIAPRFLPMMAREYEKANVELRGDEATRRIIDAREATEADWSTEYNDLVLSIKVVPSIDDAIDHINTYGSHHSDAIITNDPGKARKFQELVDSSSVMWNCSTRFADGYRYGLGAEVGISTNKTHARGPVGLEGLVIYKYRLNGTGQVVADYVGDGARKFTHRKLT; this comes from the coding sequence ATGGACGATGTAAGAAGAGCGGCCATCGCGAGCAAAGAGGCCTCCTACAGTCTACAGAGCATCCCAGAGGACGTTAGGAACAGGGCCTTGGGGGCGATCGCGGAAGAGATCTCTTTCAGGCGCGCCTCTATTGTTGCTGCGAACAAGAAAGACCTGGAGGAGTCAGAAAAGGCGGGCCTCTCGAAGGTCCTGCTCAAGCGGCTCAAGTATGATGACGCGAAGGTGGACGAGACCCTGGAGTCCTTGCGCTCATTGATGAGGCAGGAGGATGTCCTTGGCAAGGTACTTTCCAGGACGGAGCTTGACACAGGCCTCATCCTTGAAAAGGTCACATGCCCCATCGGCGTGATAGGCGTAGTATTCGAGGCTAGGCCCGAGGCCCTCGTCCAGATATCATCATTATGCATCAAGTCAGGCAACGCCGTGCTCCTTAAAGGGGGGGCGGAGGCTAAGCATACGAACGAGGCCTTGGCTCAGGCGATAAACGATGCGATCGTCAGGGTCGACCCCAGGTTCAGGTCGGCGGTCCAGCTCCTTTCCACCAGGGAAGAGTTCAGGAAGCTGTTGGACCAGGACGACCTGGTCGACCTGATAATCCCTAGGGGCAGCAATGAGCTCGTACGCTCGATAAAGGACCAGACAAGGATCCCTGTGTTGGGACATGCAGCCGGGGTCTGTCATGTCTATGTGGATGATGATGCCGACCTGGACATGGCCGTCAAGGTATGTTATGATGCGAAGGTGCAGTATCCTGCCGTGTGCAATGCCATGGAGACCCTCCTCGTCAATGAGAAGATCGCTCCTCGATTCTTGCCGATGATGGCGAGGGAATATGAGAAGGCGAACGTAGAGCTGAGGGGGGACGAGGCGACCAGGCGGATAATAGATGCGAGAGAGGCGACGGAGGCCGACTGGTCCACCGAATATAACGACCTGGTGCTGTCCATCAAGGTGGTGCCGAGCATCGATGACGCCATCGACCATATCAACACCTACGGCTCACACCATTCCGATGCGATCATCACGAACGACCCTGGCAAAGCAAGGAAGTTCCAGGAGCTGGTGGACTCTTCGTCGGTGATGTGGAACTGCTCTACAAGGTTCGCGGACGGCTATCGTTATGGGCTCGGTGCAGAGGTTGGGATCAGTACCAACAAGACCCATGCGAGGGGCCCTGTGGGCCTGGAGGGGCTGGTGATCTACAAATATCGCCTGAATGGGACCGGTCAGGTCGTCGCGGATTATGTCGGCGATGGTGCCAGGAAATTCACTCACAGGAAGTTAACATGA
- a CDS encoding ABC transporter permease: protein MSSYIFQSARVFWSSAVLAKRALFAWLNPGLWIMQMFFMSIFQIAFFVYIVKYAGGSSDINVSYVAVGNAISSVSYVAIFSVCNITGEEKQQGTLAPVLATPANRMALFIGRAMFQVLNGMATVFIALFYAWAIFDVDFSATNWPALVAVVVVTSLTMTCLGLLLSSIGLYLRTSLIIANIFLFIGLLFSGVNFPVSYLPDMIEPLAYLFPLTYSTDAARAAVAGSSLLEIGDLMSYMLISGAAALLLGYVIFRFFERLSRTKGTMDRF from the coding sequence ATGTCCAGCTACATCTTTCAGAGCGCAAGGGTTTTCTGGTCCTCGGCAGTGCTTGCGAAGAGGGCGTTGTTCGCATGGCTCAATCCCGGCCTATGGATAATGCAGATGTTCTTCATGTCCATATTCCAGATAGCGTTCTTTGTTTACATAGTGAAGTATGCTGGAGGGAGCTCGGATATAAATGTCTCATACGTCGCCGTCGGGAACGCGATATCGTCGGTCAGCTATGTGGCGATATTCTCGGTCTGCAACATCACAGGCGAGGAGAAACAACAAGGGACGCTGGCACCAGTGCTCGCGACCCCTGCCAACAGGATGGCCCTATTTATCGGCAGGGCCATGTTCCAGGTCCTGAACGGGATGGCGACGGTGTTCATAGCCCTCTTCTACGCCTGGGCCATCTTCGACGTCGATTTCTCGGCGACAAACTGGCCTGCCTTGGTGGCGGTGGTCGTGGTCACCTCTCTCACGATGACATGCCTCGGACTGTTGCTGAGCTCCATCGGTCTTTACCTGAGGACGTCGTTGATAATAGCGAACATCTTCCTTTTTATCGGGCTCCTTTTCAGCGGGGTGAACTTTCCGGTCAGCTATCTTCCAGATATGATCGAACCCCTCGCCTATCTCTTCCCGCTCACATACAGTACAGATGCGGCAAGAGCGGCGGTGGCCGGATCATCTCTTTTGGAGATAGGGGACCTCATGTCTTACATGCTCATATCAGGAGCGGCCGCACTGTTGCTCGGTTATGTGATATTCAGGTTCTTCGAGAGACTGTCGAGAACAAAAGGAACAATGGACAGATTCTGA
- a CDS encoding GyrI-like domain-containing protein: MIKDIRITEVPPQKAMAVREAVANDQIQSKMGEFFGEVMSYMVRNGIQPTGPPFAFYHSYDQNITDMEVGFPCDETKVGEGRVMATTVPGGKIVTATHIGPYDKLIDSYNEMLRWMSERSLRPKKEMWERYLTDPASMEDPEKYVTEMFWPYE, encoded by the coding sequence ATGATAAAGGACATCAGGATTACCGAGGTACCCCCTCAAAAGGCCATGGCGGTCCGAGAGGCGGTAGCGAACGACCAGATCCAATCCAAGATGGGGGAGTTCTTTGGAGAGGTCATGAGCTATATGGTGAGAAATGGCATTCAGCCCACAGGGCCGCCTTTTGCTTTCTATCATTCCTATGATCAGAACATTACAGATATGGAGGTCGGCTTTCCATGCGATGAGACGAAGGTGGGGGAGGGAAGGGTCATGGCCACTACGGTCCCTGGAGGGAAGATCGTCACAGCTACACATATAGGGCCCTACGACAAGCTCATCGACTCTTACAACGAGATGCTGAGGTGGATGAGCGAGAGGAGCTTGAGGCCTAAGAAGGAGATGTGGGAGAGATATCTGACAGACCCCGCCTCCATGGAGGACCCAGAAAAATACGTTACAGAGATGTTCTGGCCTTATGAATGA
- a CDS encoding cation:proton antiporter, translated as MSGEEEIGTILFGLLVLIVMAKVAGLLCEWATQASRGRVVIPGVIGEIVAGIFVGNTVLKEFLDLNENGDFFYALSQLGVIFLLFAVGLETPYSELRKVGRTAFFVALLGVIIPFFGGLALFMALNYGTNEALFVGAAMVATSVGITARVIKDMDLMSSKEARVIIGAAVIDDVLGLIVLSIVVGISQGSEGSLFETAVVASEAVLFVLAIMFIGSYISKVRAKKRAVGTGEVCAPTTPEGRTLELSALSIAIILCLGLSYAAIYLNLAGIVGAFLAGMLFAEYRDRFFCQNQIEAINEFLVPFFFLYVGMQVDLGKFGPVIVIAVVLTIIAIFTKFAGCGLGAVKMGGTSAAIVGSGMFPRGEVAMIVAAIGFTAGVVEGEVYSMVVFMAIATTLASPPMLSYFFTKKYGKRREMKGTE; from the coding sequence TTGTCTGGTGAAGAAGAGATCGGCACGATATTGTTCGGCCTCCTCGTGCTCATTGTGATGGCCAAGGTCGCCGGACTGCTTTGTGAATGGGCCACCCAGGCAAGCAGGGGCAGGGTCGTCATACCAGGTGTCATCGGTGAGATCGTCGCAGGCATATTCGTCGGGAACACGGTCCTCAAGGAGTTCCTCGACCTGAACGAGAACGGGGATTTCTTCTATGCCCTGAGCCAGCTGGGCGTCATATTCCTTCTCTTTGCGGTAGGTCTCGAGACCCCCTACAGCGAGCTCAGAAAGGTGGGCAGGACAGCATTCTTCGTCGCGCTCCTCGGAGTGATAATACCATTCTTCGGCGGCCTAGCGCTCTTCATGGCCCTGAACTATGGTACCAATGAGGCGCTGTTCGTCGGGGCCGCGATGGTGGCCACATCAGTCGGGATCACGGCAAGGGTCATAAAGGACATGGATCTGATGAGCTCCAAAGAGGCAAGGGTCATCATCGGGGCGGCGGTGATAGACGATGTCCTAGGCCTGATAGTCCTTTCAATCGTGGTGGGCATATCGCAGGGGAGCGAGGGGAGCCTCTTTGAGACCGCGGTCGTGGCGTCTGAGGCAGTGTTGTTCGTCCTGGCGATCATGTTCATTGGAAGCTATATCTCAAAGGTAAGGGCGAAGAAAAGGGCAGTGGGGACAGGGGAGGTATGTGCCCCGACCACCCCCGAGGGAAGGACGCTCGAGCTGAGCGCCCTGTCCATAGCGATCATCCTCTGCCTCGGCCTATCATACGCCGCCATCTATCTGAACTTGGCCGGCATCGTCGGGGCGTTCTTGGCCGGCATGCTTTTCGCTGAATATAGGGACAGGTTCTTCTGTCAGAACCAGATCGAAGCGATCAACGAGTTCTTGGTCCCGTTCTTCTTCCTTTACGTCGGTATGCAGGTCGACCTGGGGAAGTTCGGTCCGGTCATTGTGATAGCGGTGGTGCTGACGATCATCGCGATCTTTACAAAGTTCGCGGGATGCGGCCTAGGTGCGGTCAAGATGGGGGGCACCTCGGCGGCCATTGTCGGTTCAGGCATGTTCCCGAGGGGAGAGGTGGCGATGATAGTCGCCGCCATAGGTTTCACGGCAGGGGTGGTCGAGGGGGAGGTATATTCCATGGTCGTGTTCATGGCGATCGCGACTACGCTGGCCTCGCCTCCTATGTTGAGCTACTTCTTCACTAAGAAATATGGTAAAAGGAGAGAAATGAAAGGGACGGAATGA
- a CDS encoding preprotein translocase subunit Sec61beta, translated as MAGNKEKSGFQSSAGLIRYFDSEDEKSLKINPYIVLGLAIFTIAVVTIAEYLWPT; from the coding sequence ATGGCAGGCAACAAGGAGAAGTCCGGTTTCCAGTCTTCAGCGGGCCTTATCCGTTACTTTGATAGCGAAGATGAGAAGTCCCTAAAGATCAACCCGTATATCGTCCTGGGCCTCGCGATATTCACCATAGCGGTCGTGACCATCGCCGAGTATCTTTGGCCTACCTGA
- a CDS encoding flavodoxin domain-containing protein, translating into MRVLLAFGTKYGSTEKVAIRMAEVMRSKGSEVVVMDLRQRRKVDLSEYDMVVLGSGIIVGSWTKEAKKFIEDHKKDLVRKKVALFVCCGNMLVDPSKESEYRKLYLEDIASKAGIDGPVPMGLFGGEIDFSKYSFLTKAVLSGVGAKKVWEEKGISLDRPYDFRDWPAIERWASSLVEGD; encoded by the coding sequence ATGAGGGTCCTGTTGGCGTTCGGAACTAAGTACGGCTCGACCGAGAAAGTGGCCATCAGGATGGCCGAAGTAATGAGGTCAAAGGGGAGCGAAGTCGTGGTAATGGACCTCCGTCAACGAAGGAAGGTCGACCTCTCTGAGTACGACATGGTGGTCTTGGGAAGCGGCATCATCGTCGGGTCATGGACCAAGGAGGCGAAGAAGTTCATCGAGGATCACAAGAAGGACCTCGTCAGGAAGAAGGTGGCCCTCTTCGTGTGCTGTGGGAACATGCTCGTGGACCCGTCAAAAGAGAGCGAGTACAGGAAATTGTACCTTGAGGACATCGCTTCGAAGGCGGGCATCGACGGCCCGGTCCCAATGGGCCTGTTCGGTGGAGAGATCGACTTCAGCAAGTACTCTTTCCTCACAAAGGCGGTCCTGAGCGGGGTGGGAGCGAAGAAGGTGTGGGAAGAGAAGGGCATCAGCCTTGACAGGCCTTATGATTTCCGGGACTGGCCAGCGATCGAGAGATGGGCATCCTCTCTTGTGGAAGGTGACTGA